The Oceanotoga teriensis genome has a window encoding:
- the thiI gene encoding tRNA uracil 4-sulfurtransferase ThiI, protein MYSIMVRINEIALKNRNKGIFMNILKNNIEKKVGKDFIFERNNNRIYLHPKNDGIIFENYLESLNEVFGIYSVSKVHRCNNNYDEILENVSKELNFILKNSDIKTFKIETKRIDKNFKIESIDMSKKIGEDILKSYSLDVDVHNPDVKVFVEIRCEGTYIYANNYKLNSGLPVGSSSKGSLLLSGGIDSPVAGTMMLKRGMSLNCINFMSPPYTGPKSTEKIIKLAQRLSLYNINPLDLYMIPLTKIQLLFKDKKYSKFSIILQRRSMMRIANKISDLSETKVIITGESLGQVASQTVENLNSIDKESKKLILRPLIGFDKEETIKLSKAFNYYDISTLPYEDSCTVFLPDRPATKSKFEVLKNIESEIYELNELEDEVINLSKKLRIINTKVIELEKIEKIKGGLL, encoded by the coding sequence TTGTATTCTATTATGGTAAGAATAAATGAAATAGCTTTAAAAAATCGTAATAAAGGTATTTTTATGAATATTTTAAAAAACAATATTGAAAAAAAAGTTGGAAAAGATTTTATTTTTGAAAGGAATAATAATCGTATATATTTACATCCAAAAAACGATGGAATTATATTTGAAAATTATTTAGAATCTTTAAATGAAGTTTTTGGAATATATTCTGTATCTAAAGTTCATAGATGCAATAATAATTATGATGAAATATTAGAAAATGTTTCAAAAGAATTAAATTTTATTTTAAAAAATTCAGATATAAAAACTTTTAAAATAGAAACTAAGAGGATAGATAAAAATTTTAAAATAGAAAGTATAGATATGTCTAAAAAAATAGGTGAAGATATTTTAAAATCTTATTCTTTAGACGTGGATGTACACAATCCAGATGTAAAAGTTTTTGTCGAAATAAGGTGTGAAGGAACATATATTTATGCTAATAATTACAAATTGAATAGCGGATTACCAGTAGGTTCATCTTCAAAAGGATCTTTATTATTATCAGGTGGTATAGATAGTCCTGTTGCTGGCACTATGATGTTAAAACGAGGAATGTCTTTAAATTGTATAAATTTTATGAGTCCACCTTATACAGGACCAAAATCAACAGAAAAAATTATAAAACTTGCTCAAAGATTGAGTTTATACAATATCAATCCTTTAGATCTATATATGATTCCTTTAACAAAAATACAACTGTTATTCAAAGATAAAAAATATTCAAAATTTTCCATAATCTTACAAAGAAGATCTATGATGAGAATTGCAAATAAAATATCGGATCTATCTGAAACTAAGGTTATTATAACAGGTGAAAGTCTTGGACAAGTTGCATCTCAAACAGTAGAAAACTTGAATAGCATAGACAAAGAATCAAAAAAACTTATATTAAGACCATTAATAGGTTTTGATAAAGAAGAAACAATAAAATTATCTAAAGCTTTTAATTATTATGATATTTCCACATTACCTTATGAAGATAGTTGTACAGTTTTTTTACCCGATAGGCCTGCAACAAAATCTAAATTTGAAGTTTTAAAAAACATTGAATCAGAAATTTATGAATTAAATGAATTAGAAGATGAAGTTATAAATTTATCAAAAAAATTGAGAATAATCAATACAAAAGTAATTGAATTAGAAAAAATCGAAAAAATAAAAGGAGGACTCTTATGA
- a CDS encoding lysophospholipid acyltransferase family protein, whose protein sequence is MKRFFNNIADFIFGIWYYIGLFGIIYIYGSCVLIKAYFMRKSKGDEITDKYIRKVVGKFGRGTYNVIRTPVEIINKEKIPQNDNYVIVSNHQSYFDIPLILGFVYASGFLAKKELGNFPVVGKFMKDLGSILIDRNDPKSGAASLRKFAKSVKSGKIITIFPEGTRSLDGKVDEFKKGTLMVPYRYKANILPVTINGTLDISKRGTYIFKRSKNVSIKIHDIVNPENFASEGELREHLRSIISNDIKI, encoded by the coding sequence ATGAAAAGATTCTTCAACAATATAGCTGATTTTATTTTTGGTATATGGTATTATATAGGATTATTTGGAATAATATATATTTATGGTAGCTGTGTGCTAATAAAAGCATATTTTATGAGAAAATCAAAGGGAGATGAAATAACAGATAAATATATAAGAAAAGTGGTTGGTAAATTTGGTAGAGGTACTTATAATGTAATAAGGACTCCTGTAGAGATTATTAATAAAGAAAAAATACCACAAAATGATAATTATGTAATTGTATCAAATCATCAAAGTTATTTTGATATTCCTTTAATACTTGGATTTGTATATGCCTCTGGGTTTCTTGCTAAAAAAGAACTTGGAAATTTTCCAGTTGTTGGAAAATTTATGAAAGATCTTGGATCTATTTTAATAGATAGAAATGATCCAAAAAGTGGTGCAGCTTCATTAAGAAAATTTGCTAAAAGTGTGAAATCAGGAAAAATAATAACCATTTTTCCTGAAGGAACGAGATCTTTAGATGGTAAAGTAGATGAATTTAAAAAAGGAACTTTAATGGTTCCTTATAGATATAAAGCTAATATTTTGCCAGTAACCATAAATGGAACACTCGATATAAGTAAAAGAGGTACTTATATCTTTAAAAGATCTAAAAATGTTAGCATAAAAATACATGATATTGTTAATCCAGAAAATTTTGCTTCTGAAGGAGAATTAAGAGAACATCTTAGATCCATAATATCAAATGATATAAAAATTTAA
- a CDS encoding polyprenyl synthetase family protein has translation MNLFDYKNYFENELLNFVKLEISNEDIKKSLLYSLSSGGKRLRPWFINSISNEINVKDTLLCEIAIEILHTTSLIHDDLPAIDNSKLRRGRETNHIKFGEYNSILTGDYGFVFPSKILKKLPYGNNIKLNTINAYLNSTLRLIEGETEDVIFEKKGINPAYKEIINMYKKKTGELFGLSFSIPFILKGDEDKSKIFYENGIKFGISFQIYDDLKDILYDSKELGKDVGKDENKKTLISKIGVEEAKKFADENLQNTLISFKSENLHHTLKNIIELKNIIEKR, from the coding sequence ATGAATTTATTTGATTACAAAAATTATTTTGAAAATGAATTATTAAATTTTGTAAAACTCGAAATTTCTAATGAAGACATAAAAAAATCATTATTATATTCATTATCTTCTGGTGGAAAAAGATTGAGACCATGGTTTATAAATTCAATATCCAATGAAATAAATGTTAAAGATACATTATTATGTGAAATAGCTATAGAAATACTTCATACAACATCTTTAATACATGATGATCTTCCAGCAATAGACAATTCTAAACTTAGGCGTGGTAGAGAAACTAACCATATAAAATTCGGAGAATATAATTCTATTTTAACTGGAGACTATGGTTTTGTATTTCCTTCAAAAATATTAAAAAAACTACCTTATGGAAATAATATAAAATTAAACACAATAAACGCCTATTTAAATAGTACTTTAAGATTAATTGAAGGTGAAACAGAAGATGTAATTTTTGAAAAAAAAGGAATTAACCCAGCCTACAAAGAAATAATTAACATGTATAAGAAAAAAACAGGAGAATTATTTGGATTATCTTTTAGTATACCTTTTATATTAAAAGGCGATGAAGATAAATCAAAAATATTTTATGAAAATGGTATTAAATTTGGTATTTCTTTTCAAATATATGATGATTTAAAAGATATTTTATATGATTCTAAAGAATTAGGAAAAGATGTTGGAAAAGATGAAAATAAAAAAACATTGATTTCTAAAATTGGAGTGGAAGAAGCTAAAAAATTTGCTGATGAAAATCTTCAAAATACTTTAATTTCTTTTAAATCAGAAAATTTACACCATACTCTAAAAAATATAATAGAATTAAAAAACATTATAGAAAAAAGATAG
- a CDS encoding esterase/lipase family protein has product MAGEKKEKEIKENKRKLKLNFDIKKLINFQKLKLNLKRLRYNKKVFMIIIISLIIIIGVVSFFIFINSNQNSKVTKMIKSKELSVIVPQDAFNSEKKFIIEEIPENSIEYQNLVSLGNFYGKIYNVKPEDGKEESSLIPLKVRYKIPPNLYFGDNFINFTLGYSSDGEPPIVSEFSGARVIKENNTYYLEAETFHLSKIGLIVKSPQESDYGMKTLIEKPVSIEPDVLLIPGTDLNFTGYLSNTSTSENPYGNNFWSVLFPKRSIWEYKYPMIDTKSKVYYDSYLGYLIRTGSKSFIEFEAKRLAQQLKRFPNKEFDIVAHGIGGLIARYAIESDKEINNVKNIVLISTPNKGTNLANPIFYNLFYGKNSKLLSNAFNISEQTAINISYNTNFFLEQINSYYEDIMPNSKFLNQLNSYGKNENTRYLAIAGNNPKMSKELSNSSISKIYPEFLNSKGDGVVSVESALLENADKNLLYSKNFYEMYSNPDVLDSIKRFLNESVEKIEIKDFQDDDFIETYTEKEAKEKIIEENYRYFKLPEQYNEENILTNLNTLSKINTSNSILRKIGNKILIETEQGIYSIYGEKIFDSIIKGGVVYNNRYYVSTDTGIYVSDDQNDLFLKISDETKNADEIYYIPDKGLLYIVNSSDKSSVYFKNQLIDNSSKLTKFKILNDDIYLIFNDKISKIENDRIVDIINEKYLKENLKIDFDSIIDFEKNNDLYFILTSDYKLLMFDLINLKGEVIGDQDIGKVKLLKKDNRLFIIGSDTLTYIDLTNRIFKGNYQRLNSDIHDIMFIDNDVYLLNNDIRGYEIWLGKIK; this is encoded by the coding sequence ATGGCTGGGGAAAAAAAAGAAAAAGAAATAAAAGAAAACAAAAGAAAATTAAAGTTGAACTTTGATATAAAAAAATTAATAAATTTTCAAAAGCTAAAATTGAATCTAAAAAGATTAAGATATAACAAAAAAGTTTTTATGATAATTATAATAAGTCTAATAATTATCATAGGTGTTGTAAGTTTTTTTATATTTATAAACTCAAATCAAAATTCTAAAGTTACTAAAATGATAAAATCTAAAGAATTAAGTGTTATAGTTCCTCAGGATGCTTTTAATTCTGAAAAAAAATTTATAATTGAAGAAATACCTGAAAATTCTATAGAATATCAAAATTTAGTATCTTTAGGTAATTTTTATGGGAAAATTTATAATGTAAAACCAGAAGACGGAAAAGAAGAATCTTCTCTTATACCTCTGAAAGTAAGATATAAAATACCTCCAAATTTATATTTTGGAGATAATTTTATTAATTTTACTTTAGGATATTCATCGGATGGAGAACCTCCTATAGTATCAGAATTTTCTGGTGCAAGAGTGATAAAAGAAAACAATACCTATTATTTAGAAGCCGAAACTTTTCATCTATCTAAAATTGGTCTTATAGTAAAATCACCTCAAGAATCAGATTATGGAATGAAAACATTGATCGAAAAACCAGTGAGTATAGAACCTGATGTTTTATTAATACCAGGTACAGATCTTAATTTCACGGGATATCTTTCTAATACTTCAACTTCTGAAAATCCTTATGGAAACAATTTCTGGAGTGTTTTATTTCCAAAAAGGAGTATTTGGGAATACAAGTACCCTATGATAGATACCAAAAGTAAAGTATATTATGATTCTTATCTCGGATATTTAATAAGAACTGGTTCAAAAAGTTTTATAGAATTTGAAGCTAAGAGACTTGCACAACAATTAAAAAGATTTCCAAATAAAGAATTTGATATAGTAGCTCATGGAATAGGTGGGCTAATAGCTAGATATGCTATCGAATCAGATAAAGAAATTAATAATGTTAAAAATATAGTTTTAATATCAACACCTAATAAAGGAACTAATTTAGCCAATCCAATTTTTTATAATTTATTTTACGGTAAAAATAGCAAATTATTATCAAATGCATTTAATATTTCTGAACAAACTGCAATAAACATATCTTATAATACAAATTTCTTTTTAGAACAAATAAATTCATATTATGAAGATATTATGCCAAATTCTAAATTTTTAAATCAATTAAATTCATATGGAAAAAATGAAAACACGAGATACCTCGCAATAGCTGGAAATAACCCAAAAATGTCTAAAGAACTTTCAAATTCTTCTATTTCAAAAATTTATCCTGAATTTTTGAATTCTAAAGGCGACGGTGTTGTTTCAGTAGAAAGTGCTTTACTTGAAAATGCTGATAAAAATCTTTTATATTCAAAAAATTTTTATGAAATGTATTCAAATCCAGATGTATTAGATAGTATTAAAAGATTTTTGAATGAATCGGTAGAAAAAATTGAAATAAAAGATTTTCAAGATGATGATTTTATAGAAACTTATACCGAAAAAGAGGCTAAAGAAAAGATCATAGAAGAAAATTATAGATATTTCAAACTTCCAGAACAGTATAATGAAGAAAACATATTAACTAATTTAAATACTTTAAGTAAAATTAATACTTCAAATTCTATCTTAAGAAAAATTGGGAATAAAATCCTTATAGAAACTGAACAGGGCATTTATTCAATTTATGGAGAAAAGATTTTTGATTCTATTATCAAAGGTGGAGTCGTATACAACAATAGATATTATGTATCTACAGATACAGGGATATATGTTAGTGATGATCAAAATGATTTATTTCTAAAAATATCAGATGAAACGAAAAATGCAGATGAAATTTATTATATACCAGATAAAGGACTTTTATATATCGTTAATTCTTCCGATAAATCGTCTGTATACTTTAAAAATCAATTAATAGATAACTCATCTAAATTAACAAAATTTAAAATATTAAATGATGATATATATTTAATATTTAATGATAAAATTTCTAAAATTGAAAATGATAGAATTGTTGATATAATAAACGAAAAATATTTAAAAGAAAATTTGAAAATTGATTTTGATAGTATAATTGATTTTGAAAAGAATAATGATTTATACTTTATTTTGACTTCTGATTATAAACTTTTAATGTTTGACCTAATAAATCTAAAAGGAGAAGTAATCGGCGATCAAGATATTGGAAAAGTAAAATTATTAAAAAAAGATAATAGACTATTTATAATAGGTTCTGATACTCTAACTTATATAGATTTAACTAATAGAATATTTAAAGGTAATTATCAAAGATTAAATTCAGATATACATGATATAATGTTTATTGATAATGATGTTTATCTATTAAATAATGATATAAGGGGTTATGAAATATGGCTTGGAAAAATAAAATAA
- the lgt gene encoding prolipoprotein diacylglyceryl transferase encodes MHKDKYFKIMSISTLTIFIVACITLLPPRFKGNISYNDTIFTLGSISIKWYGLLISSSILIATLIALKQSRREKILEDDLINAIIIGIVVSVISARLYYVLFNLDYFSKNPSEILKTYHGGMAIHGAILGAILSTYLYTKFKKNSSIKFLQGTDLFTHVLPLSQAIGRWGNFFNNEAYGTPTNLPWKMFVEPQNRMPGYEKFEFFHPTFLYESFFDLIIFLILLYYIRNKREKFGEVTALYMMLYSIIRGNIELLRTDSLYIGNIKQNVLISIVLFIIGLILFINLKKKRSVNIEKK; translated from the coding sequence GTGCACAAAGATAAATATTTTAAAATAATGTCTATAAGCACCCTAACTATTTTTATTGTTGCTTGTATTACATTATTACCACCGCGATTCAAGGGTAATATTTCTTATAATGATACTATTTTTACATTGGGTAGCATAAGCATAAAATGGTATGGTTTATTAATTTCTTCCTCTATTTTAATAGCTACTTTAATTGCTTTAAAACAATCCAGAAGAGAAAAAATACTTGAAGATGATTTGATAAATGCAATAATAATAGGAATAGTAGTATCTGTGATAAGTGCAAGATTATATTATGTATTATTTAATCTCGATTATTTTTCAAAAAACCCCTCAGAAATATTAAAAACATATCATGGTGGAATGGCCATACATGGAGCTATATTAGGTGCTATTTTATCAACTTATTTATATACCAAATTCAAAAAAAACTCTTCTATAAAATTTTTACAAGGAACAGATCTATTTACACATGTATTGCCTTTATCTCAAGCTATTGGAAGATGGGGAAACTTTTTTAATAATGAAGCATATGGTACTCCAACAAATCTTCCATGGAAAATGTTTGTAGAACCTCAAAATAGAATGCCAGGTTATGAAAAATTTGAATTTTTTCATCCAACATTTTTATATGAATCTTTTTTTGATCTTATAATTTTCTTAATTCTTTTATATTATATTAGAAATAAAAGAGAGAAATTTGGTGAAGTAACAGCTCTTTATATGATGTTATATTCAATAATTAGAGGTAATATTGAACTTTTAAGAACGGATAGTCTATATATAGGAAATATAAAACAGAATGTATTAATAAGTATTGTACTTTTTATAATAGGTTTAATTTTATTTATAAATTTAAAGAAGAAAAGAAGTGTAAATATTGAAAAAAAATAA
- a CDS encoding calcium/sodium antiporter, with product MLNLFLILFGLILLAKGADVLIEGALGFSKKLGVSELFTGLTLVAFGTSAPELVVGISASLNNSGIALGNVLGSNVSNIALILGMAVLIKPAPMGKSTMKFEMPFLIIISTVIFSMIIEDSSVISRFDGLILISFLLIFIIYLYMMAKNDKEVQNQLLEDIKDDENDEMGWTKIILLSSIGIIMLAIGGDLTVNNSIKLARIIGISESLIGVTIVAVGTSLPELVTAIAASKKGSNDILLGNIIGSNIFNILTIVGISSLINDIKPDRGLTFDAFYSLILAIILLFGTLLSKKKKVGRPLGFIFILMYIFYIYQSIVLG from the coding sequence ATGCTTAATTTATTTCTTATATTATTCGGATTAATATTATTGGCAAAGGGTGCTGATGTATTAATCGAAGGAGCTTTAGGATTTTCAAAAAAACTGGGAGTTTCTGAACTTTTTACTGGTCTTACACTTGTAGCTTTTGGAACAAGTGCCCCTGAATTAGTGGTCGGTATAAGTGCATCTTTAAATAATTCTGGAATAGCTCTTGGTAATGTCTTAGGATCTAATGTATCCAATATAGCTTTAATACTTGGAATGGCAGTTTTAATAAAACCAGCTCCAATGGGAAAATCAACCATGAAATTTGAAATGCCTTTTTTAATAATAATTTCAACCGTAATTTTTTCTATGATAATTGAAGATTCAAGTGTTATAAGTAGATTTGATGGACTAATATTAATATCTTTTTTATTAATTTTTATTATTTATTTATATATGATGGCAAAAAATGATAAAGAAGTTCAAAATCAATTATTAGAAGATATAAAAGATGATGAAAATGATGAAATGGGATGGACAAAAATAATTTTATTAAGTTCAATAGGTATTATTATGTTGGCAATTGGTGGAGACTTAACTGTAAACAATTCCATAAAACTTGCAAGAATAATAGGAATATCAGAATCTTTAATTGGAGTAACAATAGTTGCAGTAGGAACATCTCTTCCAGAACTCGTAACGGCAATCGCAGCTTCAAAAAAAGGTTCTAATGACATCCTTTTAGGTAATATTATAGGATCAAATATATTTAACATATTAACAATAGTTGGAATTTCTTCTTTAATAAATGATATAAAACCTGATAGAGGATTGACTTTTGATGCTTTTTATTCATTAATACTTGCAATAATTTTATTGTTTGGTACTTTATTATCTAAAAAGAAAAAAGTAGGAAGACCTCTTGGATTTATTTTTATTTTAATGTATATTTTTTATATATATCAAAGTATAGTACTTGGATAA
- a CDS encoding metal-dependent hydrolase, with product MKIENIGHSAFYIQSIKNIIIDPFITGNTQAKKNKDDFEKIDYILITHGHDDHIGDSIYLAKKTNAKIICNFEIALYLQKVGLQNIHPMHIGGSYKFEFGKVKMTSALHGSSIIDGNEIIYAGNPCGYLIEIENKKIYHAGDTGLSMEMHLLKTENIDIALLPIGGNYVMDIDDAIKAVEIINPKFVIPMHFNTWDIIRADKNLFKSKVESLGKKFLNLNPGEILDF from the coding sequence ATGAAAATTGAAAATATAGGTCATTCAGCATTTTATATTCAATCAATCAAAAATATAATAATAGATCCATTTATAACAGGAAATACTCAGGCTAAAAAAAATAAAGATGATTTTGAAAAAATAGATTATATTTTAATTACACATGGACATGATGATCATATTGGAGATAGTATATATCTTGCAAAAAAAACAAATGCTAAAATAATATGTAATTTTGAGATTGCATTATATTTACAAAAAGTTGGATTGCAAAATATACATCCAATGCATATAGGTGGTAGTTATAAATTTGAATTTGGAAAGGTAAAAATGACTTCGGCTCTTCATGGTTCATCAATAATAGACGGAAATGAAATAATATATGCAGGAAACCCGTGTGGATATTTGATTGAAATAGAAAACAAAAAAATATATCATGCTGGTGATACAGGTTTAAGTATGGAAATGCACTTATTAAAAACAGAAAATATAGATATAGCTTTATTACCAATAGGCGGAAATTATGTTATGGATATAGATGATGCTATCAAAGCCGTAGAAATTATTAACCCAAAATTTGTAATTCCAATGCATTTTAACACTTGGGATATTATTAGAGCTGATAAAAATCTATTCAAAAGTAAAGTAGAGTCTCTTGGAAAAAAATTTTTGAATTTAAATCCAGGAGAAATATTAGACTTTTAA
- a CDS encoding alkaline phosphatase, producing the protein MIIIKKNIILLFIILINIFTFSYKYIFFFIGDGMGFNHISISQTYLEKNNETNLNLYKLENLSTLKTNSLNTVTDSAAAITAMMSFEKTYNEQINIDKEGKKISPITYHLKDSGYKIGIITKSSITDATPAGLYARTSNRKNHKEIADQLLKSNIDLAIGGGTAFFDNDKIKNSNFRYNNSLKQIPSEEQELILTNYSNVPFAIDSKTNYLKPGLEYALKKFSNDNFFILIEGARIDHASHAHDIKTMIYEMLELDSTLETALNFYNKHKNETLIIFTSDHETGGLSLGDGFLSISKIEDQKFSYEKIANTIKNTNNYDDFIKEVNIKGLEKEYNETKNSKDYTYNSPLIRKYLDTMQKKAGFSWSTYGHTMSNVPLFSEGLKYPNLVDNTKIFTFILNK; encoded by the coding sequence GTGATTATTATTAAAAAAAACATAATATTATTATTTATTATTTTAATAAATATATTTACTTTTTCATATAAATACATATTCTTTTTTATTGGTGATGGAATGGGATTTAATCATATTTCTATATCTCAAACATATTTAGAAAAAAATAATGAAACAAATTTAAATTTATACAAATTAGAAAATTTATCAACTTTAAAAACTAATTCTTTAAATACTGTAACAGATTCAGCAGCTGCAATAACTGCTATGATGTCATTTGAAAAAACCTATAATGAACAGATAAATATAGATAAAGAAGGAAAAAAAATTTCTCCAATAACCTATCATTTAAAAGATTCCGGATATAAAATAGGTATAATAACCAAATCTTCTATTACTGATGCAACACCTGCTGGATTATATGCAAGAACCTCTAATAGAAAAAATCATAAAGAAATAGCTGATCAACTTTTAAAAAGTAATATAGATCTCGCAATTGGTGGAGGAACTGCATTTTTTGATAATGACAAAATAAAAAATTCGAATTTCAGATATAATAACAGTTTAAAACAAATTCCTTCAGAAGAACAAGAATTAATACTAACTAATTATTCAAATGTTCCTTTTGCAATAGATTCAAAAACAAATTATTTGAAACCTGGATTAGAATACGCATTAAAAAAATTTTCAAATGATAATTTCTTTATACTCATCGAAGGTGCAAGAATAGATCATGCTTCACATGCACATGATATAAAAACAATGATATATGAAATGTTAGAACTAGACTCAACTTTAGAAACAGCTTTAAATTTTTATAATAAACATAAAAATGAAACTTTAATAATTTTTACTTCTGATCATGAAACTGGCGGATTATCTCTTGGTGATGGTTTTTTAAGTATTTCTAAAATTGAAGACCAAAAATTTTCTTATGAAAAAATTGCCAATACAATTAAAAATACAAATAATTATGATGATTTTATAAAAGAAGTAAACATTAAAGGTTTAGAAAAAGAATATAATGAAACTAAAAATTCAAAAGATTATACTTACAATTCTCCATTGATAAGAAAATATCTTGATACTATGCAAAAAAAAGCTGGGTTCTCATGGTCAACATATGGTCATACTATGAGTAATGTTCCATTATTTTCAGAAGGTTTAAAATATCCTAATTTAGTAGATAATACAAAAATTTTCACTTTCATATTAAATAAATAA